In a genomic window of Epinephelus lanceolatus isolate andai-2023 chromosome 3, ASM4190304v1, whole genome shotgun sequence:
- the LOC117255653 gene encoding E3 ubiquitin-protein ligase TRIM21-like isoform X1: MAAVSCLLSEDQFRCSICLDVFTDPVSTPCGHNFCKNCITVHWNTNYKCQCPLCKEVFAKKPHLKVNTLFSGMVAQFRQSAQQKASSSSSKQQVSKPGNVSCDICTGTKLKALKSCLVCLVSYCETHLEPHLTVSGLKRHQLIDPVENLEDRMCTKHDKPLELFCKTDQTCVCTHCPALDHKTHEFVPLKEKYEEKKAELGKTEAEIQQMIQKRRLKIQEIKQSLKRGKENAHMEVAEGVQAFTALKKTVERGLNELIKTIEEKQKTTQKQAEGFIKELEQEISELTKRRTEVEQVSLSEDHLYLLQSFPFLIAAPPTKDWTGVSVPPPSYEGTVVRALVQLEETLTEEMKKLLAESELKRVQQYAVDVTLDPDTAHPELILSRDGKQVKHGDVKKNLPDNPKRFSHYNFVLGRQSFSSGRFYFQVEVKGKPKWNLGVARESIYRKGLIKMTPEEGYWTIWLRNGNEYKAFANPSVRLSLKSRPQKVGVFVDYKEGLVSFYDVDAAALIYSFTGCSFTEKLFPFFSPCTNDSGNNATPLTISPVNQTT; the protein is encoded by the coding sequence atggctgctgtcagctgtctaCTGTCAGAAGATCAGTTTCGGtgctccatctgtctggatGTGTTCACTGATCCTGTCAGCACACCATGTGGACACAACTTCTGCAAAAACTGCATCACTGTACACTGGAATACTAACTACAAGTGCCAGTGTCCCTTGTGCAAAGAGGTGTTTGCAAAAAAACCTCATCTGAAGGTCAACACTCTGTTCTCTGGGATGGTCGCTCAGTTCAGACAGTCAGCTCAACagaaagccagcagcagcagctcaaagCAACAAGTGTCCAAACCAGGAAACGTTTCCTGTGACATCTGCACTGGAACCAAACTGAAGGCCCTGAAGTCCTGCCTGGTGTGTCTGGTCTCCTACTGTGAGACTCACCTGGAGCCTCATCTGACAGTGTCAGGCCTGAAAAGACATCAGCTGATCGACCCTGTGGAGAACCTGGAAGACAGGATGTGTACGAAGCACGATAAACCTCTGGAGCTGTTCTGTAAGACCGACCAGACAtgtgtctgcacacactgtCCGGCATTAGATCACAAGACACATGAGTTTGTCCCTCTGAAAGAAAAATATGAAGAAAAGAAGGCTGAGCTGGGGAAGACAGAGGCTGAAATTCAGCAGATGATCCAGAAGAGACGACTGAAGATTCAGGAGATCAAACAGTCGCTGAAGCGTGGTAAGGAAAATGCACATATGGAGGTAGCAGAAGGTGTTCAAGCTTTCACAGCTCTGAAGAAGACTGTTGAGAGAGGCCTGAATGAGCTCATCAAAACGATAGAAGAGAAGCAGAAAACGACACAGAAACAGGCCGAAGGCTTCATCAAAGAGCTGGAACAGGAAATCTCTGAGCTGACAAAGAGAAGgactgaggtggagcaggtctCACTCTCTGAAGACCACCTTTATCTTCTCCAAAGCTTCCCATTCCTAATAGCTGCTCCACCTACCAAAGACTGGACAGGGGTCAGTGTCCCACCACCATCATATGAGGGGACTGTGGTGAGAGCTTTGGTTCAGCTTGAGGAGACACTCACTGAGGAGATGAAGAAGCTGCTCGCTGAGTCTGAGCTGAAGAGGGTCCAGCAGTATGCAGTGGATGTGACTCTTGATCCTGATACAGCACATCCTGAACTCATCCTGTCTCGTGATGGAAAACAAGTGAAACATGGTGATGTGAAGAAAAATCTCCCAGACAACCCGAAGAGATTTTCTCattataattttgttttagGAAGGCAGAGTTTCTCTTCAGGCAGATTTTACTTTCAGGTTGAGGTTAAAGGGAAGCCTAAATGGAATTTAGGAGTGGCCAGAGAGTCGATCTACAGGAAGGGACTGATCAAAATGACACCTGAGGAAGGTTATTGGACAATATGGTTGAGAAATGGAAATGAGTACAAGGCTTTTGCCAACCCTTCAGTCCGTCTCTCTCTGAAGTCTCGTCCTCAGAAGGTGGGGGTGTTTGTGGATTATAAGGAGGGTCTGGTCTCCTTTTATGACGTAGATGCTGCAGCTCTTATCTACTCCTTTACTGGCTGCTccttcactgagaaactcttcCCATTCTTCAGTCCTTGTACCAATGATAGTGGCAATAACGCCACCCCTCTGACCATCTCTCCTGTCAATCAAACCACCTGA
- the LOC117255658 gene encoding E3 ubiquitin-protein ligase TRIM21-like, with product MSTASFLLSEDQFRCFICMDVFTDPVSTSCGHNFCKTCITKHWNTNDHYQCPMCKKTFTTRPELHVNTLFSGMVAQFRQSAQQKASSSSSKQQVSKPGDVPCDVCTGTKLKALRSCLVCLASYCETHLEPHLTMSGLKRHQLINPVENLEDRICKKHDKPLELFCKTDQTCVCTLCPVSDHKTHDVVPLREEYKYQKAELGKTEAEIQQMIQKRQLKIKEIKHSVDLSEKDADRVKAEGVQVFTALKESVERGQADLIKTTEEKKRMTQKQAEGFIKELEQEISELKKRSTEVKQLSHSEDHLQLLQCIQSLKAARLSKDWTEVSVCPPSYEGTVVRAVSQLVETLNKEMKRLVAEPEMKRVQQYAVDVTLDPDTANPYLILSDDGKQVKHVDVKKHLSDSPKRFSRYICVLGKQSFSSGRSYFEVQVKEKTEWALGVARESVNRKGDVPLTPQDGYWTVWMIKGNEYIALAVPTVRLSLKSRPQKVGVFVDYEEGLVSFYDVDAAALIYSFTGCSFTGKLFPYFGPCANNGGKNSAPLIISPVN from the coding sequence ATGTCTACTGCCAGCTTTCTGCTATCCGAAGATCAGTTTCGGTGCTTCATCTGTATGGATGTCTTTACTGATCCTGTCAGCACATCATGCGGACACAACTTCTGCAAAACCTGCATCACTAAACACTGGAATACTAATGACCATTACCAGTGTCCCATGTGCAAAAAGACTTTTACCACAAGACCTGAACTGCATGTCAACACTCTGTTCTCTGGGATGGTCGCTCAGTTCAGACAGTCAGCTCAACagaaagccagcagcagcagctcaaagCAGCAAGTGTCCAAACCAGGAGATGTTCCCTGTGACGTCTGCACTGGAACCAAACTGAAGGCACTGAGGTCCTGCCTGGTGTGTCTGGCCTCCTACTGTGAGACTCACCTGGAGCCTCATCTGACAATGTCAGGCCTGAAAAGACATCAGCTTATCAACCCTGTGGAGAACCTGGAAGACAGGATATGCAAGAAGCACGATAAACCTCTGGAGCTGTTCTGTAAGACCGATCAGACATGTGTCTGTACACTCTGCCCTGTTTCAGACCACAAGACACATGATGTTGTTCCTCTGAGGGAAGAATATAAATACCAGAAGGCTGAGCTGGGGAAGACAGAGGCTGAAATTCAGCAGATGATCCAGAAGAGACAACTGAAGATTAAGGAGATCAAACACTCAGTCGATCTCAGTGAGAAAGATGCAGACAGGGTGAAAGCAGAAGGTGTTCAGGTCTTTACTGCTCTGAAGGAGTCTGTTGAGAGAGGTCAGGCTGATCTCATCAAAACaacagaagagaagaagagaatgACACAGAAACAGGCTGAAGGCTTCATCAAAGAGCTGGAACAGGAAATCTCTGAGCTGAAGAAAAGAAGCACTGAggtgaagcagctctcacactctgaagaccacctccAACTTCTCCAGTGTATCCAGTCCCTGAAAGCTGCTCGACTCTCCAAAGACTGGACAGAGGTCAGCGTCTGTCCACCATCATATGAGGGGACTGTGGTGAGAGCTGTGTCTCAGCTGGTGGAGACACTCAATAAAGAGATGAAGAGGCTGGTTGCTGAGCCTGAAATGAAGAGGGTCCAGCAGTATGCAGTGGATGTGACTCTTGATCCTGATACAGCAAATCCCTATCTCATCCTGTCTGATGATGGGAAACAAGTGAAACATGTTGATGTGAAGAAACATCTCTCAGACAGCCCAAAGAGATTTTCCCGTTATATTTGTGTCTTAGGAAAGCAGAGTTTCTCTTCAGGCAGATCTTACTTTGAGGTTCAGGTTAAAGAAAAGACTGAATGGGCTTTGGGAGTGGCCAGAGAGTCGGTCAACAGGAAGGGAGACGTCCCACTGACTCCCCAGGATGGTTACTGGACTGTATGGATGATAAAGGGAAATGAGTACATCGCTCTCGCCGTTCCTACAGTCCGTCTCTCTCTGAAGTCTCGTCCTCAGAAGGTGGGGGTGTTTGTGGATTATGAGGAGGGTCTGGTCTCCTTTTATGACGTAGATGCTGCAGCTCTTATCTACTCCTTTACTGGCTGCTCCTTCACTGGGAAACTCTTCCCATACTTTGGCCCCTGCGCTAATAATGGTGGTAAAAATTCTGCACCTCTGATCATCTCTCCTGTCAATTAA
- the LOC117255656 gene encoding E3 ubiquitin-protein ligase TRIM21-like encodes MSTASCLLFEDQFRCSICLDVFTDPVSTSCGHNFCKNCITQHWNTDDHYQCPLCKETFTKRPELHVNTLFSEMVAQFRQSAQQKASSSSSQQQAAKPGEVPCDVCTGTKLKALKSCLVCLVSYCETHLEPHLTASGLKRHPLINPVENLEDRICKKHDKPLELFCKTDQTCVCTLCPVSDHRMHDVVPLRDEYKKKKAELGKTEAEIQQMILKRQLKIKEIKHSVDLSEKDADREIAEGVQVFTALKESVERGLNELIKTIEEKQRRTQKQAEGFIKELEQEISELKRRKTEVKQLSHSEDHLQLLQSVQSLKAARLSKDWTGVTVCPPLYEGTVVRAVSQLEETLSEQMKRLVAEPEMKRVQQYAVDVTLDPETANPYLILSDDGKQVKHVDVKKHLSDSPKRFSRYICVLGKQSFSSGRSYFEVQVKEKTGWALGVARESVNRKGDVPLTPQDGYWTVWLIKANEYIALAGPTVRLSLKSRPQKVGVFVDYEEGLVSFYDVDAAALIYSFTGCSFTGKLFPYFGPCANNGGKNSAPLIILPVN; translated from the coding sequence ATGTCTACTGCCAGCTGTCTGCTGTTCGAAGATCAGTTTCGGtgctccatctgtctggatGTGTTCACTGATCCTGTCAGCACATCATGCGGACACAACTTCTGCAAAAACTGCATCACTCAACACTGGAATACTGATGACCATTACCAGTGTCCCTTGTGTAAAGAGACTTTTACAAAAAGACCTGAACTGCATGTCAACACTTTGTTCTCTGAGATGGTCGCTCAGTTCAGACAGTCAGCTCAACagaaagccagcagcagcagctcacagcAACAAGCTGCCAAACCAGGAGAAGTTCCCTGTGACGTCTGCACTGGAACCAAACTGAAGGCCCTGAAGTCCTGTCTGGTGTGTCTGGTCTCCTACTGTGAGACTCACCTGGAGCCTCATCTGACAGCTTCTGGCCTGAAAAGACATCCGCTGATCAACCCTGTGGAGAACCTGGAAGACAGGATATGCAAGAAGCACGATAAACCTCTGGAGCTGTTCTGCAAGACCGACCAGACATGTGTCTGTACACTCTGCCCTGTTTCAGACCACAGGATGCATGATGTTGTTCCTCTGAGGGAcgaatacaaaaaaaagaaggctGAGCTGGGGAAGACAGAGGCTGAAATTCAGCAGATGATCCTCAAGAGACAACTGAAGATTAAGGAGATCAAACACTCAGTCGACCTCAGTGAGAaagatgcagacagagagatagcagaaggtgttcaggtcttcactgcTTTGAAGGAGTCTGTTGAGAGAGGCCTGAATGAGCTCATCAAAACGATAGAGGAGAAGCAGAGGAGGACACAGAAACAGGCTGAAGGCTTCATCAAAGAGCTGGAACAGGAAATCTCTGAGCTGAAGAGGAGAAAAACTGAggtgaagcagctctcacactctgaagaccacctccAACTTCTCCAGAGTGTTCAGTCCCTGAAAGCTGCTCGACTCTCCAAGGACTGGACAGGGGTCACCGTCTGTCCACCTTTATATGAGGGGACTGTGGTGAGAGCTGTGTCTCAGCTGGAGGAGACACTCAGTGAACAGATGAAGAGGCTGGTTGCTGAGCCTGAAATGAAGAGGGTCCAGCAGTATGCAGTGGATGTGACTCTTGATCCTGAAACAGCAAATCCCTATCTCATCCTGTCTGATGATGGGAAACAAGTGAAACATGTTGATGTGAAGAAACATCTCTCAGACAGCCCAAAGAGATTTTCCCGTTATATTTGTGTCTTAGGAAAGCAGAGTTTCTCTTCAGGCAGATCTTACTTTGAGGTTCAGGTTAAAGAAAAGACTGGCTGGGCTTTGGGAGTGGCCAGAGAGTCGGTCAACAGGAAGGGAGACGTCCCACTGACTCCCCAGGATGGTTACTGGACTGTATGGTTGATCAAGGCAAATGAGTACATCGCTCTTGCTGGTCCTACAGTCCGTCTCTCTCTGAAGTCTCGTCCTCAGAAGGTGGGGGTGTTTGTGGATTATGAGGAGGGTCTGGTCTCCTTTTATGACGTAGATGCTGCAGCTCTTATCTACTCCTTTACTGGCTGCTCCTTCACTGGGAAACTTTTCCCATACTTTGGCCCCTGTGCTAATAATGGTGGTAAAAACTCTGCACCTCTGATCATCTTACCTGTCAATTAA